Proteins co-encoded in one Halococcoides cellulosivorans genomic window:
- a CDS encoding FtsB/FtsL family cell division protein, with protein sequence MVTTIQQITFPFGGMLAIAMIVTMLMLGALSAAGMGAAGMAAGLAKKGARGGKRVGSKASSTLGSGDGAFMGGMAGGFLASDEDGTQSFSSNTGMDDSIADAPEPVSAVGATGDTPDSFERVDRPGRPTQADRAPDPNVDEWDTYVAKAGGDEAVAHEFMQNDRQMVAQQRELVAQEQQMESLQQEIQSLTDDSGGDDSVGKGLLKESNKSMVAEGIKKIATPVLAGGGAEAAGSSPEMAITITGLAGAGAYFGAEGTGKAYDDGKQWLNRQRQNFSIGYHAGKGWMDEKLGGIDETVNSHDKYE encoded by the coding sequence ATGGTCACCACCATCCAGCAGATCACCTTCCCCTTCGGCGGGATGCTCGCCATCGCCATGATCGTCACCATGCTCATGCTCGGCGCGCTCTCCGCGGCCGGCATGGGTGCCGCCGGCATGGCCGCCGGGCTGGCCAAGAAGGGCGCTCGCGGGGGCAAGCGGGTCGGCTCGAAGGCCAGTTCCACGCTCGGCAGTGGCGATGGCGCGTTCATGGGTGGCATGGCCGGGGGCTTTCTCGCCAGCGACGAGGACGGCACTCAATCGTTCTCCAGCAACACCGGCATGGACGACTCCATCGCAGACGCGCCGGAACCGGTCTCTGCGGTCGGTGCGACTGGCGACACGCCCGACAGCTTCGAGCGCGTGGATCGTCCGGGCCGTCCCACCCAGGCCGACCGCGCGCCCGATCCCAACGTCGACGAGTGGGACACCTACGTCGCAAAGGCCGGCGGCGACGAGGCCGTCGCCCACGAGTTCATGCAGAATGACCGTCAGATGGTCGCCCAGCAGCGCGAACTCGTCGCCCAAGAGCAGCAGATGGAGTCACTCCAGCAAGAGATTCAGTCGCTGACTGACGACAGCGGTGGCGACGACAGCGTCGGGAAGGGGCTGTTGAAAGAGTCGAACAAGTCGATGGTTGCGGAGGGAATCAAGAAAATTGCGACGCCTGTCCTCGCAGGAGGAGGTGCCGAGGCGGCGGGCTCCAGTCCCGAGATGGCGATTACCATCACCGGGCTGGCTGGAGCGGGCGCCTACTTCGGAGCGGAGGGAACTGGCAAAGCCTACGACGACGGCAAGCAATGGCTCAATCGACAGCGGCAGAACTTCTCGATCGGCTACCATGCTGGGAAAGGGTGGATGGACGAGAAGCTTGGCGGGATCGACGAGACAGTCAATTCGCACGATAAATACGAATGA
- a CDS encoding glycosyltransferase family 87 protein has translation MDSFSTQWVSKIRSYPFLSVAILLCILYILLNVVLHVAGVFSGPRFHDFSAYYDAARRFLHGYPLYDHLPQYERGQITSHPEYPEGMRWLYPPIIVLLFVPFTSLPLFVAGVLWDILSLLTIFVGVVSLLRALDVELGIVHYFLVGAMILGFGPTITWLKLGQVSGLLAASLCFAAAILNSKWKYNRKISGCLTTIPALFKPYWAPAGAHLLRDRERLYGATLFGLFIAGVSLAVFGITPHFDYVATIAGGKGWGAASAPSMWTATHFRPFYYIQPLVVKNALRISLILLVIWHSINTLDDGNMRVEWLSMALGFTLIPMVTPSVNTLQLNALVPAFIIAYVTESRAGETYVGRPSLVVLSFVLVHAHPYTVEFLAKFGPSHFPSMRSISTFIPIIQPALWGVLILFSLILIRLHQLGDGTDGNLLKGNSFRNRFQ, from the coding sequence ATGGACTCATTCTCTACCCAATGGGTGTCAAAAATAAGAAGCTATCCTTTCCTTTCTGTCGCGATATTATTGTGTATTCTGTATATTTTATTGAATGTGGTACTGCATGTGGCCGGTGTTTTCTCAGGTCCTCGTTTCCATGATTTTAGCGCCTATTACGATGCAGCACGCCGGTTCCTTCACGGGTACCCACTGTATGATCACCTCCCTCAGTATGAACGCGGCCAGATCACCTCACACCCAGAGTATCCCGAAGGGATGCGGTGGCTATATCCACCGATAATCGTTTTATTGTTCGTTCCCTTCACATCGCTCCCGCTGTTCGTTGCTGGTGTGCTCTGGGACATATTGTCGTTGCTGACTATATTTGTCGGGGTCGTCTCTCTGTTGCGTGCTCTTGACGTTGAGCTCGGAATAGTTCATTATTTCCTGGTAGGCGCGATGATTCTCGGATTCGGCCCGACGATCACTTGGCTGAAGTTGGGTCAAGTTTCGGGGTTACTCGCAGCCTCTCTGTGTTTTGCAGCGGCTATTTTAAATTCCAAATGGAAATATAACCGCAAAATAAGCGGCTGTCTGACGACGATACCGGCGCTATTCAAGCCGTATTGGGCTCCGGCCGGTGCCCACTTACTTCGAGACCGGGAGAGGCTCTATGGTGCTACTCTATTTGGCCTTTTCATTGCTGGAGTGAGTTTGGCGGTTTTCGGTATCACTCCACATTTCGATTATGTTGCCACAATTGCCGGTGGAAAAGGCTGGGGGGCGGCCTCAGCCCCCTCGATGTGGACAGCGACGCATTTCCGTCCCTTCTACTATATCCAACCCCTGGTGGTGAAAAACGCACTGCGTATTTCGCTCATACTTCTTGTAATTTGGCATTCGATCAACACACTGGATGACGGAAACATGCGTGTGGAGTGGTTGTCGATGGCTCTTGGATTCACATTGATACCCATGGTTACACCGAGTGTCAATACACTCCAATTAAACGCGCTCGTTCCTGCCTTCATCATTGCTTATGTCACGGAATCGCGGGCGGGTGAGACGTACGTCGGCCGACCGTCGCTTGTGGTACTTTCGTTCGTTCTGGTACACGCGCATCCATACACCGTCGAGTTCCTCGCCAAATTTGGACCATCGCACTTTCCCTCAATGCGATCGATCTCAACTTTCATTCCAATTATTCAGCCGGCATTGTGGGGTGTTTTGATTCTTTTCAGTCTGATCCTCATCAGGCTGCACCAACTTGGAGATGGAACTGACGGCAATCTGTTGAAAGGAAATTCATTTCGAAACCGATTCCAATGA
- a CDS encoding DUF5807 family protein, producing MCDHEAFLAGDCPAHVGIYLADETFTDQGSIDSFGERVDDGVMLVVEGDRGRAAFEKAIGEDPMSFARSAGDRDGQVDPDLTGGSCPEGEEDDDEGHDAHVVFAFVQEQLDDAEGIYTEGDVMHAYVQCACGVEYSEKWLIE from the coding sequence GGGCGATTGTCCGGCCCACGTCGGGATCTATCTGGCCGACGAGACGTTCACCGATCAGGGGTCGATCGACTCGTTTGGCGAGCGCGTCGACGATGGCGTGATGCTCGTCGTCGAGGGCGATCGCGGACGGGCGGCCTTCGAGAAGGCGATCGGTGAGGATCCGATGAGTTTCGCCCGCTCGGCAGGCGATCGAGACGGCCAGGTGGATCCCGATCTGACCGGGGGGTCGTGTCCCGAGGGCGAGGAGGATGACGATGAGGGCCACGACGCACACGTCGTCTTCGCGTTCGTCCAGGAACAACTCGACGACGCGGAGGGCATCTACACCGAGGGTGACGTGATGCACGCCTACGTCCAGTGTGCGTGTGGCGTCGAGTACAGTGAGAAGTGGCTGATCGAGTGA
- a CDS encoding PadR family transcriptional regulator, with amino-acid sequence MSESQSVAESPTVARELTAFQHNILMILADEARYGLAIKRELEDYYESEVNHGRLYPNLDDLVEMDLVEKSELDKRTNQYALTEAGYDAILEQLSWEFSRLLSEDGRRGDIEALLEAAN; translated from the coding sequence ATGTCAGAGTCACAAAGCGTGGCCGAGTCGCCAACCGTCGCACGAGAGTTGACCGCGTTCCAGCACAATATCCTGATGATTCTCGCGGACGAGGCCCGCTACGGCCTCGCCATCAAACGCGAACTCGAAGATTACTACGAATCCGAAGTCAACCACGGCCGACTCTACCCGAACCTCGACGACCTCGTCGAGATGGATCTCGTCGAGAAGAGCGAACTCGACAAACGGACCAACCAGTACGCGCTCACCGAAGCGGGCTACGACGCCATCCTCGAACAGCTGTCCTGGGAGTTCTCCCGTCTGCTCTCCGAAGACGGTCGGCGTGGGGACATCGAGGCGCTGCTCGAAGCCGCGAACTAA
- a CDS encoding inorganic diphosphatase, whose protein sequence is MSNLWEDVPAGPNPPETITAVVECLKGERNKYEYDKSVPGVVLDRVLHSNVHYPSDYGFIPRTYYDDGDPLDVLVLVEDQTFPGCAIEARPVALMNMDDDGEQDDKVIAVPTEDPRYDAVQDLDDLTDQQRDEIAEFFETYKNLEADKETTVEGWKDRAAAEDAIAHAMDLYDEQFA, encoded by the coding sequence ATGTCCAACCTCTGGGAAGACGTTCCTGCGGGCCCGAACCCGCCGGAGACGATCACGGCGGTCGTGGAGTGTCTCAAAGGCGAACGTAACAAATACGAGTACGACAAGTCGGTGCCCGGTGTCGTTCTGGATCGGGTGCTGCACTCGAACGTCCACTACCCCTCCGACTACGGCTTTATCCCACGGACGTACTACGACGACGGTGACCCACTGGACGTCCTCGTGCTCGTCGAGGACCAGACGTTCCCCGGGTGTGCGATCGAAGCGCGCCCGGTCGCGCTGATGAACATGGACGACGACGGCGAACAGGACGACAAGGTCATCGCCGTTCCGACCGAGGACCCCCGCTACGACGCCGTGCAGGACCTCGACGACCTCACCGACCAGCAGCGCGACGAGATCGCGGAGTTCTTCGAGACCTACAAGAACCTCGAAGCCGACAAGGAGACGACCGTCGAGGGCTGGAAAGATCGTGCGGCCGCCGAGGACGCCATCGCCCACGCGATGGATCTGTACGACGAGCAGTTCGCCTGA
- a CDS encoding helix-turn-helix domain-containing protein, protein MDAADLLDLLGNENRRRILAVLARKPRYVTEIGDLLGLSPKAVIGHLRKLEAAGLIESTEGRARRKYFSIVDPLRLEVTLSPYEFTVKRSYPQSSGPSPGEGDHVDVDLDTDDLATELDQLLALRQDLSLAQRRLEGRVAGTLDRLAEESEADRLGAAVALAIANGARSRAEIAARVGIPPEDVAHVLAVLAREDVINHRSDGIILSK, encoded by the coding sequence ATGGATGCCGCCGATCTCCTGGATCTGCTCGGGAACGAGAACCGTCGGCGCATCCTCGCCGTCCTCGCCCGGAAGCCACGCTACGTCACCGAGATCGGTGATCTGCTTGGGTTGAGCCCGAAAGCCGTGATCGGTCACCTGCGCAAACTCGAAGCTGCGGGCCTCATCGAGAGTACGGAGGGCCGTGCTCGACGAAAGTACTTCTCGATCGTCGACCCGCTCCGTCTGGAGGTGACACTCTCGCCGTACGAGTTCACCGTCAAGCGATCGTATCCACAGTCATCGGGGCCGTCCCCCGGCGAGGGCGATCACGTCGACGTCGATCTCGACACAGACGATCTCGCGACGGAACTCGATCAGTTGCTCGCGCTCCGGCAAGACCTCTCGCTGGCCCAGCGCCGTCTCGAAGGTCGGGTCGCGGGCACGCTGGATCGATTGGCCGAGGAGTCCGAAGCCGACAGACTCGGCGCGGCGGTCGCCCTCGCGATCGCAAACGGCGCCCGATCACGGGCGGAGATCGCCGCTCGGGTAGGTATACCGCCCGAAGACGTCGCGCACGTGCTCGCCGTCCTCGCCCGCGAGGACGTGATCAACCATCGATCTGATGGAATAATATTATCCAAATAA
- a CDS encoding NADH-quinone oxidoreductase subunit 5 family protein has translation MSDRSVLTGTLVVAALLAAVGLVGGVAGLGPLATAAAGAIAVPLLGVPLVVIAGRGGPAARRGAAVAVATLTAALSLVVLGEGLTGSAPRFAIAWLTLPGSAAVSIDLVLDPLGTVLAAVAGVVGALVVLFSTRFMERESNLDRYYALTLLFVGGMIAFALVDGFVALYVFWEVLGLCSLALIAFWLESPTSRRAGLKAFVVTRFGDIGLLAGIAVLVADTGTFSIAETITLASEGAIPEGTLALAGALFVLAAVGKSAQLPLFVWLPDAMEAPTTSTALIHAACMVNAGVYLLARTIPIFEGVGWYRPLLMGVGAATALAAALLATVEWDFKRALAYCTISQLGYVTAAVGLSGGLVPAAAHLASHSVFKALLFLGAGAVIFRLGGSVHKHVDMREARGVGALDAMPVTNLAFLVGIAGLAGVPPFNGFWSKELIFGVGLAGGPIERATAAVLIVTAVLTVGYGVRIYALVFTRDGLGGLAAAARRLRDGETVPLEMAVALGVLAIGTLTSWLVVPDLAAGLALATPGVHTEIHGLGGLLEHVLTPRTAVLTVGILGAGLGGWIARETVGAVVPGPVRTVLDAGYGIDRFVEATPGAYEAVVAGVLAVHRGGHATRLAGLSVAILVAAVVLLL, from the coding sequence GTGAGCGATCGATCGGTGCTCACCGGCACGCTCGTCGTCGCAGCCCTGCTCGCGGCGGTCGGCCTGGTCGGCGGCGTCGCCGGTCTGGGCCCGCTGGCGACTGCCGCGGCGGGCGCGATCGCCGTTCCGCTGCTCGGCGTTCCGCTGGTCGTGATCGCGGGACGAGGCGGTCCGGCGGCCCGTCGGGGCGCTGCGGTCGCGGTTGCGACGCTCACTGCGGCGCTCTCGCTCGTCGTCCTCGGTGAGGGGCTCACCGGATCGGCCCCCCGATTCGCGATCGCGTGGCTCACCTTGCCCGGGTCGGCCGCGGTCTCGATCGATCTCGTGCTCGACCCGCTGGGGACGGTCCTCGCAGCGGTCGCGGGCGTCGTCGGCGCGCTCGTCGTGCTCTTTTCGACGCGCTTCATGGAGCGCGAGTCGAATCTCGACCGGTACTACGCGCTCACGCTCCTCTTCGTCGGCGGGATGATCGCGTTCGCGCTCGTCGACGGATTCGTCGCGCTCTACGTGTTCTGGGAGGTGCTGGGGCTCTGTTCGCTCGCGCTCATCGCGTTCTGGCTGGAGTCGCCCACGAGCCGTCGTGCCGGGCTGAAGGCGTTCGTCGTCACGCGCTTCGGTGACATCGGCCTGCTCGCGGGGATCGCCGTCCTCGTTGCCGACACCGGAACCTTTTCGATCGCGGAGACGATCACGCTCGCCAGCGAGGGCGCGATCCCCGAGGGCACGCTCGCGCTCGCGGGCGCACTGTTCGTCCTCGCGGCGGTCGGCAAGTCCGCCCAACTCCCTCTCTTTGTCTGGCTGCCCGACGCGATGGAAGCGCCGACGACGAGCACGGCGCTCATCCACGCGGCGTGTATGGTCAACGCCGGGGTCTACCTGCTCGCCCGGACGATCCCGATCTTCGAGGGCGTCGGCTGGTATCGCCCACTCCTGATGGGCGTCGGCGCGGCGACGGCGCTCGCGGCGGCACTGCTCGCGACCGTCGAGTGGGACTTCAAGCGCGCGCTCGCGTACTGTACGATCAGCCAGTTGGGCTACGTCACCGCCGCGGTCGGCCTCTCGGGTGGACTCGTCCCCGCGGCGGCCCACCTCGCCAGCCACTCGGTGTTCAAGGCGCTCTTGTTCCTTGGTGCCGGTGCGGTGATCTTCCGACTCGGTGGGTCGGTCCACAAACACGTCGACATGCGCGAGGCCCGTGGCGTCGGCGCGCTCGACGCGATGCCCGTGACGAATCTGGCCTTCCTCGTCGGGATCGCCGGCCTCGCGGGCGTTCCGCCGTTCAACGGGTTCTGGTCGAAAGAACTGATCTTCGGCGTGGGGCTCGCGGGCGGGCCGATCGAACGCGCGACCGCCGCGGTCCTGATCGTCACGGCCGTCCTCACCGTCGGCTACGGCGTTCGGATCTACGCGCTGGTGTTCACGCGGGACGGACTCGGGGGCCTGGCCGCCGCCGCGCGACGCCTGCGCGACGGCGAGACCGTCCCGCTGGAGATGGCGGTCGCGTTGGGCGTGCTCGCGATCGGAACGCTCACCTCCTGGCTCGTCGTCCCGGACCTCGCGGCGGGACTGGCCCTCGCCACGCCGGGCGTCCACACGGAGATCCACGGACTGGGTGGCCTCCTCGAACACGTCCTCACGCCACGCACGGCGGTCCTGACGGTCGGGATTCTGGGTGCGGGCCTCGGCGGCTGGATCGCTCGCGAGACGGTCGGCGCTGTCGTGCCCGGCCCGGTCCGTACCGTGCTCGACGCGGGCTACGGTATCGATCGATTCGTCGAGGCGACGCCAGGGGCGTACGAAGCCGTGGTCGCGGGCGTTCTCGCCGTCCACCGTGGCGGACACGCGACTCGACTCGCTGGCCTCTCGGTGGCGATCCTCGTCGCGGCGGTCGTCCTCTTGCTCTGA
- a CDS encoding type II toxin-antitoxin system HicB family antitoxin, translating into MASSARSGDEPDHQEIRLIEADDGWVAKDVATGVASQGESRQEALAMLDEAVALHRGEIGDPIEDEAAFMEEIGIDPDSVEPTDDLPDFLA; encoded by the coding sequence GTGGCCAGTTCCGCGCGTTCGGGCGACGAGCCAGATCACCAGGAGATCCGCCTGATCGAAGCGGACGACGGGTGGGTCGCGAAGGACGTGGCCACTGGCGTCGCCAGCCAGGGCGAATCCAGACAGGAGGCGCTGGCGATGCTCGACGAAGCGGTGGCGCTCCATCGCGGAGAGATCGGCGACCCGATCGAAGACGAAGCGGCGTTCATGGAGGAGATCGGTATCGACCCCGACAGCGTCGAACCGACCGACGACTTGCCCGACTTCTTGGCGTAA
- a CDS encoding transcription initiation factor IIB, giving the protein MTRSTRQRERASETRTQEDTEEGVRVCPECDSENLARSSDRGELICEDCGLVVDDENIDPGPEWRAFNHQERQEKSRVGAPTTKTMHDKGLTTTIDWKDKDAYGRSISSKKRSQMHRLRKWQERIRTKDAGERNLQFALSEIDRMASALGVPRSVREVASVIYRRALDDDLIRGRSIEGVATSALYAACRKEGIPRSLEEIGEVSRVERKEIGRTYRYISQELGLEMEPVDPKKYVPRFCSELDLSEEVQTKANEIIEETANQGLLSGKSPTGYAAAAIYAASLLCNEKKTQREVADVAQVTEVTIRNRYQEQIEAMGIPS; this is encoded by the coding sequence ATGACACGGTCCACCCGCCAGCGAGAGCGCGCGTCCGAGACCCGAACCCAGGAGGACACCGAGGAAGGCGTCCGTGTCTGTCCAGAGTGTGACTCCGAGAACCTCGCACGGAGTTCGGACCGGGGGGAACTCATCTGCGAGGACTGCGGCCTGGTCGTCGACGACGAGAACATCGACCCGGGTCCAGAGTGGCGCGCGTTCAACCATCAGGAACGACAGGAGAAATCGCGGGTGGGGGCACCGACGACGAAGACGATGCACGACAAGGGGTTGACGACGACGATCGACTGGAAGGACAAAGACGCCTACGGTCGATCGATCTCCTCGAAAAAGCGGTCCCAGATGCACCGCTTGCGGAAGTGGCAGGAACGCATCCGGACCAAAGACGCGGGCGAGCGCAACCTGCAGTTCGCGCTCTCGGAGATCGACCGCATGGCCTCCGCACTGGGCGTGCCGCGCTCGGTGCGGGAGGTCGCGTCGGTGATCTACCGGCGCGCACTCGACGACGACCTCATCCGCGGCCGATCGATCGAGGGCGTCGCGACGAGCGCGTTGTACGCCGCGTGCCGGAAAGAGGGCATTCCCCGTAGCCTCGAAGAGATCGGTGAGGTCTCGCGGGTCGAACGCAAGGAGATCGGGCGCACCTATCGGTATATCTCCCAGGAACTCGGCCTGGAGATGGAGCCCGTCGATCCCAAAAAGTACGTGCCGCGATTCTGTTCGGAACTCGACCTCTCCGAGGAGGTCCAGACGAAAGCCAACGAGATCATCGAGGAGACCGCCAACCAGGGGCTGCTCTCCGGGAAGTCACCCACGGGCTACGCCGCCGCGGCGATCTACGCGGCAAGCCTGCTCTGCAACGAAAAGAAGACCCAGCGCGAGGTCGCTGACGTCGCGCAGGTCACCGAGGTGACGATCCGGAACCGGTATCAAGAGCAGATCGAAGCGATGGGCATCCCCAGTTAG
- a CDS encoding NADH-quinone oxidoreductase subunit N, producing MIDGHLPVVPIVALLAGIVATYLLDTYLDDRRAADGVAAVSLIVALAASLALARGSGGVYSAFGASPTILVSGLGTLLGVLAPAVALVALIGLGDSLDDPTGAGRPLALAVVAGVVTIGYAPDAFTLYLGFELLAVATYALVPFAIDRSSAVVAGRQYVVLNAVGSAVAIFGIALLATTEGGLSLVEPSAGPAAPVWGLAAAAIVVGFGVKGAVVPLHAWVPDAYAEAPYAATVLLAALATPAAIVAMARCLRLAPADLPVGTLLVVAGVGSMTVGNLLAYGQSTVRRVIACSSIPHVGYILVGLGAAFAAGGGSLAAQGALFHVVANAIMKAGAFVAIAALLGAIGAGADATHDEIAGLGHRLPLAGATLAVAVLALAGVPPLVGFWGKLLIVVGSANLGALGVAVGIAVVANSFLSLGYYLPIVRSLYASPGDRDLGRPSRALTASLAIALLAIVVVGIAPMVGLDAASAGADAIAPVGEVVP from the coding sequence GTGATCGACGGCCACCTGCCGGTCGTGCCGATCGTCGCTCTACTGGCCGGCATCGTCGCGACATATCTTCTGGATACGTATCTGGACGACCGACGTGCGGCCGACGGGGTCGCCGCCGTCTCGCTGATCGTCGCACTGGCGGCCTCACTGGCACTCGCCCGGGGCTCGGGCGGCGTCTATTCGGCGTTCGGTGCGTCACCGACGATCCTCGTCTCGGGGCTGGGGACGCTGTTGGGCGTGCTCGCGCCGGCGGTCGCGTTGGTCGCACTGATCGGACTCGGAGACTCGCTCGACGATCCGACGGGTGCGGGCCGCCCGCTCGCGCTCGCGGTCGTCGCCGGTGTCGTCACGATCGGCTATGCACCCGACGCCTTCACCCTCTACCTGGGCTTCGAACTGCTCGCGGTCGCGACCTACGCACTCGTCCCCTTTGCGATCGATCGGTCGAGCGCGGTCGTCGCGGGCCGCCAGTACGTCGTCTTGAACGCCGTCGGGTCGGCGGTCGCGATCTTCGGGATCGCCCTGCTCGCGACGACCGAGGGCGGTCTCTCGCTGGTCGAGCCGTCGGCCGGCCCGGCCGCGCCCGTCTGGGGGCTGGCCGCGGCGGCGATCGTCGTCGGGTTCGGCGTCAAGGGCGCGGTCGTCCCGCTGCACGCCTGGGTGCCCGACGCCTACGCCGAGGCGCCCTATGCCGCGACGGTGCTGCTCGCCGCACTCGCGACGCCCGCCGCGATCGTCGCGATGGCGCGGTGTCTCCGCCTTGCGCCTGCGGACCTGCCCGTCGGGACGCTCCTCGTCGTCGCCGGCGTCGGATCGATGACCGTCGGCAACCTCCTGGCGTACGGCCAGTCGACGGTGCGGCGCGTGATCGCATGCTCGTCGATCCCGCACGTCGGCTACATCCTCGTCGGTCTCGGTGCGGCCTTCGCGGCCGGCGGCGGGTCGCTCGCCGCGCAGGGCGCCCTGTTTCACGTCGTCGCGAACGCGATCATGAAAGCCGGAGCGTTCGTCGCGATCGCCGCGCTGCTCGGCGCAATCGGTGCGGGTGCGGACGCCACCCACGACGAGATCGCCGGCCTGGGCCATCGCCTCCCACTCGCGGGCGCGACCCTCGCGGTCGCCGTCCTCGCGCTCGCGGGCGTGCCCCCGCTGGTCGGATTCTGGGGCAAACTCCTGATCGTCGTCGGGAGCGCGAACCTCGGTGCGCTCGGCGTCGCGGTCGGGATCGCGGTCGTCGCGAACTCCTTCCTGTCGCTGGGCTATTACCTCCCGATCGTCCGCTCGCTGTACGCCAGTCCGGGCGATCGCGATCTGGGCCGACCCTCCCGGGCGCTGACCGCGAGTCTGGCGATCGCACTCCTCGCGATCGTCGTCGTGGGGATCGCGCCGATGGTCGGACTGGACGCCGCGTCGGCGGGCGCGGACGCGATCGCCCCCGTCGGGGAGGTGGTGCCGTGA
- a CDS encoding NADH-quinone oxidoreductase subunit K, whose protein sequence is MILAVGIALLVAGIAGVTLARDLLDAVIAVEVVSKAALVAFLAAGGPVGELLILLIVADAVVVAVLMAVAIAVHRQTGSIDLEGSPW, encoded by the coding sequence GTGATCCTCGCCGTCGGGATCGCGTTGCTCGTCGCCGGCATCGCGGGCGTGACGCTCGCGCGTGACCTCCTCGACGCGGTCATCGCCGTCGAGGTCGTCTCGAAAGCCGCGCTGGTGGCCTTCCTGGCCGCTGGCGGGCCGGTCGGCGAACTGTTGATCCTCCTCATTGTGGCCGACGCCGTCGTCGTGGCCGTGCTCATGGCGGTCGCGATCGCCGTGCATCGCCAGACCGGATCGATCGACCTGGAGGGATCGCCGTGGTGA
- a CDS encoding NADH-quinone oxidoreductase subunit J, with protein sequence MIDPMLTALAAVLVGAIVAIAWPRPIGSILALAGASVALAVAIFLAGYPIAAVFEATVAAGLISVLFLFVVDLTGGRHYPRGTRAVIAVVGVVAAIAGVGALSRGLDVEPQPATAAASFWAAHPLDVVLVAVLVLVGVLGVVRLSGPGGESA encoded by the coding sequence GTGATCGACCCGATGCTCACCGCACTCGCGGCGGTGCTCGTCGGCGCGATCGTCGCGATCGCATGGCCACGCCCGATCGGGTCGATCCTCGCGCTGGCGGGCGCGAGCGTCGCGCTCGCGGTCGCGATCTTCCTCGCTGGCTACCCGATCGCGGCGGTGTTCGAGGCGACCGTCGCCGCCGGGTTGATCTCTGTGCTCTTCCTCTTCGTCGTCGATCTCACCGGCGGACGACACTATCCGCGTGGAACACGCGCCGTGATCGCGGTCGTGGGCGTCGTCGCCGCGATCGCCGGCGTCGGTGCGTTGAGTCGCGGACTCGATGTCGAGCCCCAACCGGCGACCGCTGCGGCCTCGTTCTGGGCGGCCCACCCGCTGGATGTCGTCCTCGTCGCCGTGCTCGTGTTGGTCGGCGTCCTCGGCGTCGTCCGTCTCTCCGGGCCGGGAGGTGAGTCGGCGTGA
- a CDS encoding type II toxin-antitoxin system HicA family toxin, which translates to MPTTDFSGRDSMKVLRKHDYQFVTRTGSHVQMRYVTDGGTVRNVTIPTKDRVHTDTLHSIADQCGATKFDEWCRWIESHR; encoded by the coding sequence ATGCCGACCACCGACTTCTCCGGGCGAGACAGCATGAAGGTGCTTCGCAAGCACGACTACCAGTTCGTCACCCGGACCGGCAGTCACGTCCAGATGCGATACGTCACCGACGGCGGGACAGTCAGAAACGTGACGATCCCCACGAAAGACCGTGTCCACACGGACACCTTGCACTCCATCGCCGACCAATGTGGGGCCACCAAGTTCGACGAGTGGTGCCGGTGGATCGAGAGCCATCGGTGA
- the rnhA gene encoding ribonuclease HI, with amino-acid sequence MPVIECDPSAARDRLVEAGVSVEEGNTDHERWRARHAGGTAVAYDEKVVLQGDSARLRGLLSDGGGRAHVYFDGACRGNPGPAAIGFVVVAAEDGIVAEGSERIGRATNNVAEYEALIRALEVAADHGFGAVVVRGDSELIVKQVTGAYDTNDPDLRERRIRVRQLLENFEEFDIEHVPRELNDRADELANDAFEN; translated from the coding sequence ATGCCAGTCATCGAGTGCGATCCGAGTGCGGCGCGGGACCGACTCGTCGAGGCAGGAGTGTCCGTCGAGGAGGGCAACACCGACCACGAGCGCTGGCGGGCGCGCCACGCCGGCGGGACGGCCGTCGCCTACGACGAGAAAGTCGTCCTCCAGGGCGACTCGGCCCGCCTGCGTGGCCTGTTGAGCGACGGCGGCGGGCGCGCCCACGTCTATTTCGACGGTGCCTGTCGGGGCAATCCCGGACCGGCGGCCATCGGGTTCGTGGTCGTCGCTGCCGAGGACGGCATCGTTGCGGAGGGCTCCGAGCGCATCGGCCGAGCGACCAACAACGTCGCGGAGTACGAGGCCCTGATCCGCGCGCTGGAGGTCGCCGCCGACCACGGGTTCGGTGCGGTCGTCGTCCGCGGGGACTCGGAGTTGATCGTCAAGCAGGTCACCGGGGCGTACGACACGAACGACCCTGACCTGCGCGAACGCCGGATTCGGGTGCGGCAACTGCTGGAGAACTTCGAGGAGTTCGACATCGAACACGTCCCGCGCGAACTCAACGACAGGGCCGACGAACTCGCGAACGACGCGTTCGAAAACTAG